In Osmerus mordax isolate fOsmMor3 chromosome 24, fOsmMor3.pri, whole genome shotgun sequence, the following are encoded in one genomic region:
- the LOC136933142 gene encoding interleukin-17F-like — protein sequence MQQLQVFRLLVVCLLVLRQCLAGPLGGQCVDEAYCTSSLEEYHAQLVSLPNSINKRSVAPWSYVEHIDLDRVPQVIYEANCLTSHSCRGLDSSLETLPITLKMPVLRKNTRCATYSLEYEAINIACICATSRQSLF from the exons ATGCAACAACTCCAG GTCTTTCGGCTGCTCGTGGTCTGCTTGCTGGTCCTGCGCCAGTGCCTGGCTGGGCCCCTGGGGGGCCAGTGTGTAGATGAGGCCTACTGCACCAGCAGCCTGGAGGAGTACCACGCCCAGCTCGTCAGCCTGCCCAACAGCATCAACAAGCGCAGCGTGGCCCCCTGGAGCTATGT gGAGCACATTGACCTGGACAGGGTCCCTCAGGTCATCTATGAGGCTAACTGCCTGACCAGCCACTCCTGCAGGGGTTTAGACAGCAGCCTGGAGACCCTCCCCATCACCCTGAAGATGCCTGTTCTCAGGAAGAACACACGCTGTGCCACCTACTCTCTGGAATATGAGGCCATTAACATCGCCTGTATATGCGCTACTTCTAGACAAAGCTTATTCTAA
- the LOC136933141 gene encoding keratin-associated protein 4-6-like, giving the protein MATCSIQTCSIQTCSIQTCSIYTCSLQTCSTQTCSTQTCSIQTCSIQTCSIYTCSLQTCSTQTCSTQTCSIYTCSLQTGSIQTCSTQTCSTQTCSIQTCSIQTCSIYTCSLQTCSTQTCSTQTCSIYTCSLQTCSTQTCSTQTCSIQTCSNQTCSIQTCSTQTCSTQTCSIQTCSIQTCSTQTCSLQTCSTQTCSTQT; this is encoded by the exons ATGGCG ACCTGCTCCATCCAGACCTGCTCCATCCAGACCTGCTCCATCCAGACCTGCTCCATCTACACCTGCTCCTTACAGACCTGCTCCACCCAGACCTGCTCCACCCAGACCTGCTCCATCCAGACCTGCTCCATCCAGACCTGCTCCATCTACACCTGCTCCTTACAGACCTGCTCCACCCAGACCTGCTCCACCCAGACCTGCTCCATCTACACCTGCTCCTTACAGACCGGCTCCATCCAGACCTGCTCCACCCAGACCTGCTCCACCCAGACCTGCTCCATCCAGACCTGCTCCATCCAGACCTGCTCCATCTACACCTGCTCCTTACAGACCTGCTCCACCCAGACCTGCTCCACCCAGACCTGCTCCATCTACACCTGCTCCTTACAGACCTGCTCCACCCAGACCTGCTCCACCCAGACCTGCTCCATCCAGACCTGCTCCAACCAGACCTGCTCCATCCAGACCTGCTCCACCCAGACCTGCTCCACCCAGACCTGCTCCATCCAGACCTGCTCCATCCAGACCTGCTCCACCCAGACCTGCTCCTTACAGACCTGCTCCACCCAGACCTGCTCCACCCAGACCTGA